GGGTAGAATCTGATCCGTGTCAATATTGTCATTCATCAGCGGAACAGTTGTTCCTGTATAAGTGGTGAATTTTTCCATTCTTACTCTACCTCCGCAAGCTGTCTCACATCCACAAAGTGCCCTGCAATCGCTGCCGCTGCTGCCATAGCAGGACTACACAAGTGCGTTTTCGCGCCAAATCCTTGCCGATCCTCAAAATTTCGATTGCTGGTCGAGGCACAATGAACCCCCTCAGGCACCTTGTCTGGATTCATCCCCAGACACATGGAACAGCCCGGATCTCGCCATTCAAAACCTGCCGCTAGGAAAATCTTATCCAAACCCAACTTTTCAGCTGCCCGCTTAACAGGTCGACTCCCTGGCACAACAATGGCTGTTAGGTTAGGCGCAATTTTTTTGCCCTTGACAAATTTGGCAGCTAGTATCAAATCGCTCAAGCGCGCATTGGTACAAGACCCAATGAAAATATACCCCAACTCAATCTCTTCAATCTTCTGACCAGGACGTATCCCCATATAATGATAGGCTCGTTCATCATTTATATCCTTAATCGCCGGAAATGGCTCATCAAAGGAAACCCCCATAGAAGGATTGGTCCCCCAAGTCACCATAGGAGCAAGAGCCGAAACATCCATGCAAATGACCTTATCATAAACAGCATCCTCATCTGAGACCAAGGTTCTCCAGTCTGCAATGGCAGCCTCAATGTCTGTTGGTGCATTAGCTGTTTTTCTAACATAGTCAAAGGTCGTTTGGTCAGGGTTCATCATGCCGATTTTGGAGCCAAATTCAATTGACATATTACAAATGGTCATGCGTTCTTCCATACTGAGTCGCTCGACTGCTTCTCCACGGTACTCCACCGCATAGCCGACACCGAGTCCAACACCATATTTGGCAATGAGAGCTAAAATAAAGTCCTTGGCATAGACCCCTTTTTGCGGACGACCGATAAATTCAACCAAGAGTTTTTTGGGTTTAACCTGCCAAATGGTCTGAGTGGCAAAGACATGCTCAACTTCACTGGTTCCGATACCGAATGCCAAAGCTCCAAAAGCACCATGGGTCGCTGTATGACTATCGCCACAAACAATGAATTTTCCTGGTTGGGTACGACCTGTTTCTGGTCCAATCATGTGGACAATCCCCTGAAGTTCTGAACCGTGATCGGCACAATCAATGCCAAACTCACGAACATTATCAGCCAAAGTATCCATTTGCGCCTTTGAAATCACATCACGAATGTCAAAAATATTAACAGTTGGCACATTATGATCAAAAGTGCCATAGGTCAAATCAGGTCTTCGCAAGTGTCTTCCTGCCTCACGTAATCCTTGAAAAGCCTGAGGACTCGTCACTTCGTGGATATAATGTTGGTCTACATACATGAGCTGGGGCTGTCCTTCTTTGCCCGTAACGACATGGCGTTCCCAGACCTTATCTAAAATCGATTTCCCAGCCATGCTACCTCCCAATCCAATAAATCAACACTCCGTCTATGATAAGACCCAGTAGCCAAGCTAATCGGAAATACCATTTTTTCGTCTTGTGGCGAAAACGAGTTCCACCTGCCCAAGCTCCTAGTCCACCACCCAAGATACTCATCCCCAATAAGGTCTTTTCGGAAATTCGATAAGCTTGGTGTTCTGCCTTTTTCTTATCTATTCCATACGTCACAAAGACGACTAAATTCCAGACCATGAGGGTCATACTAATAATTTGTTTTCCTGTCATAAATGTTTAATGATTGCTTCTACCGCTTCAAAAGTAGAAGCATTTCCTCCTAAATCTTTGGTCACAATACCTGCTGCAAAGCTGGCTCCAACTGCTCCTTCTATTTTTCTGGCGACAAGTTCTTCTCCAAAACTCTCACGTAACATCATAGCCACCGATAAAATCATGCTGACGGGATTGGCAATGCCCATTCCTGCAATGTCAGGAGCAGAGCCATGAATTGGCTCATAAAGACTAGCCCCTGTCCCA
The window above is part of the Streptococcus himalayensis genome. Proteins encoded here:
- a CDS encoding DUF1294 domain-containing protein is translated as MTGKQIISMTLMVWNLVVFVTYGIDKKKAEHQAYRISEKTLLGMSILGGGLGAWAGGTRFRHKTKKWYFRLAWLLGLIIDGVLIYWIGR
- the leuC gene encoding 3-isopropylmalate dehydratase large subunit → MAGKSILDKVWERHVVTGKEGQPQLMYVDQHYIHEVTSPQAFQGLREAGRHLRRPDLTYGTFDHNVPTVNIFDIRDVISKAQMDTLADNVREFGIDCADHGSELQGIVHMIGPETGRTQPGKFIVCGDSHTATHGAFGALAFGIGTSEVEHVFATQTIWQVKPKKLLVEFIGRPQKGVYAKDFILALIAKYGVGLGVGYAVEYRGEAVERLSMEERMTICNMSIEFGSKIGMMNPDQTTFDYVRKTANAPTDIEAAIADWRTLVSDEDAVYDKVICMDVSALAPMVTWGTNPSMGVSFDEPFPAIKDINDERAYHYMGIRPGQKIEEIELGYIFIGSCTNARLSDLILAAKFVKGKKIAPNLTAIVVPGSRPVKRAAEKLGLDKIFLAAGFEWRDPGCSMCLGMNPDKVPEGVHCASTSNRNFEDRQGFGAKTHLCSPAMAAAAAIAGHFVDVRQLAEVE